In a genomic window of Agarivorans albus:
- a CDS encoding AMP-binding protein produces the protein MTNFVTPVDALMHWQKQDPQRVYLRQPIDGVYHEKTWAVVAREAGQIAQGLLSQGLEPGDKVAILAKNSAEWFIADLAIMMAGCVSIPIYSTASVDTISFVLQHSEAKLLFVGKLDEWGKQASAVPIGLKTVAMPYPTMPCHIQWSDWLKEMPVIEKNHLWDAKDIMTIIYTSGSTGDPKGAEISFEAYRYACEQLIDVLQAGSEDRVMSYLPLAHITERVYIQGTSIFSGQFSVSFVESLDTFPDNLRSVQPTLFISVPRLWARFQQGVFEKLPPKKLKLLLSIPLVSSLIKLKIKKALGLNKARILGCGSAPVAPSLLHWYQSIGLNISEAWGMTENLAYGTLNVPFRSDKIGTIGKAGPGVEIKISEQGEILAKGEGMMQGYYKHADLTEESIVDGWLHTGDKGEIDNDGYVKIIGRLKESFKTAKGKYVAPVPIEQSLAENSMVEQVCVVGSALTQPCALVVLAAEMKQHSQAQIEASLNRTLKKVNEQLESHAKLSHVVVVNEDWNVDNALLTPTLKIRRNQIEQHYSVLIHQDVDTTVMFEMGSW, from the coding sequence ATGACAAACTTTGTCACCCCCGTTGATGCACTAATGCATTGGCAAAAGCAGGATCCGCAGCGCGTTTACCTACGTCAGCCTATTGATGGCGTATATCATGAGAAAACTTGGGCAGTAGTAGCGCGCGAAGCCGGTCAAATTGCTCAAGGCTTATTGTCTCAAGGCCTAGAGCCCGGCGACAAAGTGGCCATTTTAGCTAAAAATAGTGCCGAATGGTTTATTGCCGATCTGGCAATCATGATGGCTGGCTGTGTAAGCATTCCTATTTATTCCACCGCTAGTGTGGATACCATCTCTTTTGTACTTCAACACAGCGAAGCTAAGCTGTTGTTTGTGGGTAAGTTAGACGAATGGGGCAAGCAAGCCTCGGCCGTGCCTATCGGCTTAAAAACTGTTGCGATGCCCTATCCCACCATGCCTTGCCACATTCAATGGAGTGATTGGTTGAAGGAAATGCCGGTGATTGAGAAAAATCATCTGTGGGATGCAAAAGACATTATGACGATTATCTATACCTCGGGCAGTACTGGTGACCCTAAAGGCGCCGAGATTAGCTTTGAGGCATATCGTTATGCCTGTGAACAGCTAATTGATGTGTTGCAAGCTGGCAGTGAAGACCGGGTGATGTCGTACTTACCCTTGGCGCATATTACTGAGCGAGTTTACATTCAAGGCACCAGCATTTTTAGCGGTCAATTTAGTGTGTCGTTTGTTGAATCCTTAGATACTTTCCCTGATAACTTGCGCAGCGTACAGCCTACTTTGTTTATTTCGGTACCTCGTTTGTGGGCGCGTTTCCAGCAAGGTGTATTTGAAAAACTGCCACCGAAAAAACTCAAGTTGTTGTTATCTATTCCCTTGGTGTCTAGTTTAATAAAGCTCAAAATTAAAAAGGCCTTGGGTTTAAATAAGGCGCGAATTTTAGGTTGTGGTAGTGCTCCGGTAGCGCCTTCATTATTGCATTGGTATCAAAGCATTGGCTTAAATATCTCTGAAGCCTGGGGCATGACCGAGAACCTAGCTTACGGCACCTTAAATGTACCTTTTCGAAGCGACAAAATTGGCACCATCGGAAAAGCGGGTCCTGGCGTAGAAATAAAAATCTCTGAGCAAGGAGAGATTCTTGCTAAGGGCGAAGGCATGATGCAGGGCTACTACAAACATGCTGATCTCACTGAGGAGTCAATTGTTGATGGCTGGCTGCATACAGGAGATAAAGGTGAAATAGATAATGATGGTTACGTTAAAATTATTGGCCGTTTAAAAGAAAGTTTTAAAACGGCGAAAGGAAAATATGTAGCCCCCGTTCCTATTGAACAGAGCTTGGCTGAAAATTCGATGGTTGAGCAGGTATGTGTGGTGGGCAGCGCCCTCACGCAGCCTTGTGCTTTGGTGGTGTTAGCGGCTGAAATGAAACAGCATTCGCAAGCCCAAATTGAAGCCAGCTTAAATCGCACCCTTAAAAAGGTGAATGAGCAATTAGAAAGTCATGCCAAGTTGTCGCATGTGGTGGTGGTAAATGAGGATTGGAACGTAGATAACGCCCTGCTTACCCCTACTTTAAAAATTAGACGTAACCAAATTGAACAACATTATTCGGTATTAATACATCAAGATGTAGATACCACTGTAATGTTTGAAATGGGATCTTGGTAA
- a CDS encoding methyl-accepting chemotaxis protein has protein sequence MFNKIRIPQLFLLSSLLVLIVVSIQAWNNTQQIKETLYQGYQTQLASNLDLATSLVNHYQQQEQHLGREQAQQLALAALAELRYQGNEYFWVNDLDLKLLMHPIRPTSIGKDMTQVRDAKGLAHWQAMRDTVKQQGEGAVQYHFLHPQTQVMHAKLSYVKQVKGWNWIIGTGVYIDQIDTQLNSIYFYTLLRLALAFGLFGLVAWLVSRSLAGQMQELDSAIKGLAKGNYQQAIKVSGRNEFSNIGQQLESLRLQTQGLLQDVKHSSDSLLDANKDLASATYTTHSNTQRQFSEIDQIASAMTEMNCTVEEVANNSAETAEASKQALELAGTSLKQQLNTVKSLSALSEQMASAKPAVAELRDCSQNIGSVIDVINAISEQTNLLALNAAIEAARAGEQGRGFAVVADEVRNLASRTQQSTEEIMQTIAQLQQVSLTVETEIVTTTEGLAQQAEQAQQNILQIEKIENMVGNLEQRNQQTAVATEQQRLASDEINQNVLTLRDGSEANAGAAEQGKQVHSHLSGVAEALSIHLKNLRFN, from the coding sequence ATGTTCAACAAAATCCGAATTCCACAGCTCTTCTTATTAAGCTCACTATTGGTATTAATAGTGGTTTCCATCCAAGCATGGAACAATACCCAGCAAATTAAAGAAACGCTTTACCAAGGTTACCAAACCCAATTAGCTAGCAACTTAGACCTAGCTACCAGCTTGGTCAATCACTACCAACAACAAGAGCAACATCTTGGTCGCGAACAAGCCCAACAACTGGCTTTAGCCGCCTTAGCCGAGCTACGCTATCAAGGTAACGAGTACTTTTGGGTAAACGATTTAGATCTTAAATTACTTATGCACCCAATTCGCCCCACCAGCATCGGTAAAGACATGACTCAAGTGCGCGATGCTAAAGGCTTAGCCCATTGGCAAGCCATGCGCGATACCGTAAAACAACAGGGCGAAGGCGCGGTGCAATACCACTTTTTACACCCGCAAACCCAAGTCATGCACGCCAAGCTGTCTTACGTTAAACAAGTTAAGGGCTGGAATTGGATAATTGGAACTGGCGTTTATATTGACCAAATAGACACCCAGCTTAATAGTATCTATTTCTACACCTTGCTGCGTTTAGCATTAGCCTTTGGCTTATTTGGTTTAGTGGCATGGCTAGTTAGCCGCAGCTTGGCCGGTCAAATGCAAGAGTTAGATAGTGCCATTAAAGGCCTAGCCAAAGGTAACTACCAACAAGCTATTAAGGTGAGTGGGCGCAATGAATTCTCTAATATTGGCCAGCAGCTTGAAAGCCTACGGCTGCAAACACAAGGTTTACTGCAAGATGTAAAACACTCGAGTGATAGCCTATTAGATGCTAACAAAGACCTGGCATCGGCCACCTATACTACTCACAGCAACACCCAAAGACAGTTCTCGGAAATAGACCAAATAGCCTCAGCGATGACTGAAATGAACTGCACGGTAGAAGAAGTAGCCAACAACAGTGCAGAGACGGCCGAAGCCTCTAAGCAAGCCCTAGAGCTAGCAGGTACGAGCTTAAAGCAACAGCTAAACACCGTTAAAAGCTTAAGCGCACTGTCGGAGCAAATGGCCTCGGCGAAACCTGCGGTTGCAGAACTACGAGATTGTAGCCAAAACATTGGCTCGGTGATTGATGTGATTAACGCAATTTCTGAACAGACCAACTTATTGGCCTTAAACGCAGCCATTGAGGCCGCCCGAGCCGGCGAGCAAGGTCGAGGGTTTGCTGTGGTCGCAGATGAAGTGCGTAACTTAGCTTCACGAACTCAACAATCTACTGAAGAGATCATGCAAACCATTGCGCAACTACAGCAAGTATCGCTCACTGTAGAAACCGAAATTGTTACTACTACCGAAGGTTTGGCGCAGCAGGCTGAGCAAGCTCAACAAAATATTCTACAAATTGAAAAAATTGAAAATATGGTGGGCAATTTAGAACAGCGTAATCAACAAACCGCAGTGGCCACCGAGCAGCAACGTTTAGCGAGTGACGAAATTAACCAAAATGTACTCACTCTACGTGATGGTAGCGAAGCTAACGCAGGTGCAGCAGAGCAAGGTAAACAAGTACATAGCCACCTATCTGGCGTAGCAGAGGCCTTGAGTATTCACCTCAAAAACCTCCGCTTCAACTAG
- a CDS encoding acyltransferase, which produces MLRFFPASLLMILSASLAIMNTAMVGSLIIVCGIIKLLLPKGLYPWVGKLTNFLMWCWSEMNRAIFRLVNNTEFVIEDNSQLSKKSWYLMICNHQSWADIVLLCMLFGSRIPMPKFFLKQQLLYVPFVGLACWALDMPFMRRYSRQYLLKHPEKRGKDLESTKRSCEKFKTNPTTVINFVEGTRFTQQKQQQSHSNYQHLLPPKALGIAYTLSALGEQFDQIIDVTLAYPGTTETLPPFKALLSGKLDKVVVKIDTIAINRELRGDYLQDKQFKRHFKLWLDDTWQTKDQYLQSVLKD; this is translated from the coding sequence ATGTTACGTTTTTTCCCAGCATCCTTGTTAATGATTCTTTCTGCCAGTTTAGCCATTATGAATACCGCCATGGTGGGCTCTTTAATCATTGTTTGTGGCATCATTAAACTGTTGTTACCTAAAGGGCTTTATCCTTGGGTGGGTAAACTAACTAACTTTTTAATGTGGTGTTGGAGCGAAATGAATCGCGCCATATTTCGCTTAGTAAACAACACCGAGTTTGTGATTGAAGATAATAGCCAGCTCAGCAAAAAAAGTTGGTACTTGATGATTTGTAATCATCAAAGCTGGGCCGATATCGTATTACTGTGCATGTTGTTTGGCTCACGTATTCCCATGCCTAAGTTTTTTCTCAAACAACAGCTTTTGTATGTGCCTTTTGTTGGTCTAGCCTGCTGGGCTTTAGACATGCCCTTTATGCGCAGATACTCGCGCCAGTACTTGCTCAAACATCCAGAAAAGCGCGGTAAAGATTTAGAATCAACCAAACGCTCTTGTGAGAAGTTTAAAACCAACCCCACAACAGTCATTAACTTTGTAGAAGGGACCCGCTTTACCCAACAAAAGCAACAACAATCCCACTCTAACTATCAACACTTATTGCCACCAAAAGCGCTGGGTATTGCTTACACCTTATCGGCTTTGGGCGAACAATTTGACCAGATTATTGATGTAACCTTGGCCTATCCCGGCACCACCGAAACACTTCCGCCTTTTAAGGCCTTATTATCAGGTAAGCTCGATAAGGTAGTGGTGAAAATCGATACCATAGCAATCAACCGAGAGTTACGCGGCGACTACCTGCAAGATAAACAATTTAAGCGCCACTTTAAGCTTTGGCTCGATGATACTTGGCAAACTAAAGATCAATATCTACAAAGCGTACTAAAAGACTAA
- the trmH gene encoding tRNA (guanosine(18)-2'-O)-methyltransferase TrmH, whose protein sequence is MTPERYQRIRAMLDARQTDLTVCMENVHKPHNLSAIVRTCDAVGVDHVHAVWENYQDEIRRGTATGSQNWVKVHNHENIEDAVAALRTSGMQILATNLSDSAVDFREIDYTKPTAILMGQEKYGISDKALSLADQDIIIPMVGMVQSLNVSVASALILYEAQRQREIAGMYQAPSMVDKTEQNRIMFEGGHPIFAKACKRKGLPIPHIDEEGQIIADDEWWAKMQMNKEAWDKLDQE, encoded by the coding sequence ATGACTCCAGAACGCTATCAACGCATTCGTGCAATGTTAGATGCTCGCCAAACCGACCTCACCGTGTGCATGGAAAACGTGCACAAACCACATAACTTGTCGGCCATTGTGCGTACCTGCGATGCCGTGGGTGTAGACCACGTGCATGCAGTGTGGGAAAACTATCAAGATGAGATCCGTCGTGGTACTGCTACTGGCAGCCAAAACTGGGTAAAAGTACATAATCACGAAAATATTGAAGATGCAGTAGCAGCATTACGCACCAGCGGAATGCAAATTCTAGCCACCAACTTGTCTGATAGCGCGGTGGATTTTCGTGAAATAGACTACACCAAACCTACCGCCATCTTAATGGGGCAAGAGAAGTATGGCATTTCTGATAAAGCGCTTTCTCTCGCCGACCAAGACATTATTATTCCCATGGTGGGCATGGTGCAATCACTCAACGTTTCAGTGGCTAGCGCATTAATCTTATATGAAGCACAACGCCAACGAGAAATAGCCGGCATGTATCAAGCGCCCAGCATGGTTGATAAAACCGAGCAAAATCGCATCATGTTTGAAGGCGGCCACCCTATTTTTGCTAAAGCTTGTAAACGCAAAGGTTTGCCTATTCCCCACATTGATGAAGAAGGCCAAATCATAGCCGACGATGAATGGTGGGCTAAAATGCAAATGAACAAAGAAGCCTGGGATAAGCTAGATCAGGAATAA
- a CDS encoding substrate-binding periplasmic protein, producing the protein MATLKASCLSASLALSLPAQGVELVFNTYLDPPYVIQDQRELAGVNIEVYELLKKHSNLDISIRLLPLKRAYLMALESPNNCVFAIERSQARESSFTWISPMYISRYAIYQPQQSFTPLSSVADLQQLKIGSYLGSGIGEYLESLGVEVDLAKTNLNSAKKLQRQRTQAWASDILSSAYVHYHYSLGIQKQGFDFYSSLRAIACNKDSDAGALQKLQTSLNQLQKSGKISKILASYEQQYQVDLGL; encoded by the coding sequence ATGGCAACCTTAAAAGCCAGCTGCTTAAGTGCCAGCCTAGCCTTAAGCTTGCCAGCGCAAGGTGTTGAGCTGGTGTTTAATACCTATTTAGACCCGCCTTATGTCATCCAAGACCAAAGAGAGCTAGCAGGAGTTAATATAGAAGTTTATGAATTGCTAAAAAAACACAGCAATTTAGATATAAGTATCCGCTTGTTACCATTAAAACGCGCTTATTTGATGGCGCTCGAATCGCCCAATAACTGCGTTTTTGCTATAGAGCGCAGCCAAGCAAGAGAGAGCTCATTTACTTGGATAAGCCCCATGTATATTAGCCGCTATGCGATTTATCAGCCGCAACAAAGCTTTACACCTTTAAGCAGCGTTGCAGATCTACAACAGCTAAAAATAGGCAGTTATTTAGGTAGTGGGATTGGCGAGTATTTGGAAAGCCTGGGGGTTGAAGTTGATTTGGCTAAAACCAACCTTAACAGTGCAAAAAAACTACAACGCCAACGTACTCAAGCTTGGGCTAGCGATATCTTGTCCTCTGCCTATGTGCATTACCATTATTCTTTAGGGATTCAAAAACAGGGGTTTGATTTTTACAGTTCACTACGCGCCATCGCGTGTAACAAAGACAGCGATGCTGGCGCTTTACAAAAACTGCAAACCAGCCTTAATCAACTACAAAAAAGCGGGAAAATAAGCAAGATATTGGCGTCTTACGAACAACAATACCAAGTGGATTTGGGTTTATAA
- a CDS encoding CYTH domain-containing protein, translating to MSVEIERKFLVNSDAFVKQASEQTRIVQAYLNSDKQRTVRVRVRGEQGFLTIKGKSNQSGLSRYEWEKEIPLSEAEQLLALCEPGAIDKVRYLVPVAQHVFEVDVFAGDNLGLIVAEVELSSEQESFAKPDWLGQEVTGQAKYYNSQLSLNPFKNW from the coding sequence ATGAGTGTAGAAATAGAACGCAAGTTTTTGGTTAACAGCGATGCATTTGTTAAGCAAGCGAGTGAGCAAACCCGAATTGTACAGGCTTACTTAAACAGTGATAAACAACGTACAGTACGAGTGCGTGTTCGCGGTGAGCAGGGTTTTCTTACCATTAAAGGTAAAAGTAATCAGTCGGGTTTAAGCCGCTATGAATGGGAGAAAGAAATTCCCCTGAGCGAAGCCGAGCAGCTATTAGCACTGTGTGAGCCTGGCGCCATTGATAAAGTTCGCTACTTAGTGCCTGTTGCACAACATGTATTTGAAGTGGATGTATTTGCTGGAGATAACCTCGGCTTAATTGTTGCCGAAGTAGAGCTGAGCAGCGAGCAAGAAAGCTTTGCAAAGCCCGACTGGCTGGGGCAAGAGGTCACAGGGCAAGCTAAATACTATAACTCTCAACTTAGCTTAAATCCTTTCAAAAACTGGTGA
- a CDS encoding serine/threonine protein kinase, producing the protein MSAFLFADLHPDTILDAIESQGIFPSSGLLALNSYENRVYQFQAEDGLRYVVKFYRPERWSQAQILEEHQFSLSMAEVDVPIVAPLVRDGRSLFDYQGWLFTIFPSVGGRGFEVDNLDQIERVGQYLGRMHQKVGSKLFEHRLSINTEEMLDQPLELLRDWLPEGLALPFFTVAEQVAEAAKTAYKPKTIIRLHGDCHPSNILWRDGPMLVDLDDARNGPAVQDLWMMLAGDDNERRLQLEVLLEGYEAFCEFDSSELALIEPLRAMRMIHYMGWLARRWQDAAFQRAFPWFNSQRYWEDQILALKEQLSALQQAPLSLTPGY; encoded by the coding sequence ATGAGCGCCTTTCTATTTGCCGATTTACATCCCGACACTATTCTTGATGCTATTGAATCTCAAGGCATTTTCCCTAGTAGTGGTTTGTTGGCTTTAAACTCTTACGAGAACCGTGTTTATCAATTTCAAGCCGAAGATGGGCTGCGTTATGTGGTGAAGTTTTATCGGCCAGAGCGTTGGAGCCAAGCCCAGATTCTCGAAGAACATCAATTTAGTTTATCGATGGCAGAAGTAGATGTGCCGATTGTGGCACCGCTAGTGCGAGATGGTCGCAGCTTGTTTGATTATCAAGGTTGGTTATTTACCATTTTCCCTAGTGTTGGAGGACGCGGTTTTGAGGTAGATAACCTCGACCAAATCGAGCGTGTTGGCCAATACCTAGGGCGCATGCACCAGAAAGTGGGCAGCAAACTGTTTGAGCACCGCTTATCGATTAATACCGAAGAGATGCTCGACCAGCCGTTGGAGTTATTACGTGATTGGCTACCCGAGGGTTTGGCACTGCCATTTTTTACCGTAGCTGAGCAAGTAGCCGAAGCGGCAAAGACGGCCTATAAACCTAAAACCATTATTCGTTTACATGGTGATTGCCACCCTAGCAACATATTGTGGCGTGATGGTCCGATGCTGGTGGATTTAGATGACGCGCGTAATGGCCCTGCCGTGCAAGATCTATGGATGATGCTGGCTGGAGATGACAATGAGCGCCGCCTGCAATTAGAAGTTCTATTAGAAGGCTATGAGGCCTTTTGTGAATTTGATAGCAGTGAGCTGGCCTTAATTGAGCCGCTGCGTGCTATGCGAATGATTCACTACATGGGCTGGTTAGCACGGCGCTGGCAAGATGCAGCCTTTCAACGCGCCTTTCCTTGGTTTAACTCGCAACGTTATTGGGAAGACCAAATACTCGCGCTTAAAGAACAGCTTTCGGCTCTGCAGCAAGCGCCATTGTCTTTAACTCCCGGTTATTGA
- a CDS encoding MAPEG family protein, whose product MKLVLACFALLLVLPYLLAALGSAARKRQLGTIDNQDPRQQSQLLNSVGQRIYASQQNAWEALALFTGSLLIAHLAGLDFSRIQYAAVLFTATRLLHPWVYVFGFATLRSLLMLVAWLSCIYIVVQAFYQLPA is encoded by the coding sequence TTGAAACTGGTTCTGGCGTGTTTTGCGTTGTTGTTAGTGCTGCCTTATTTGCTGGCAGCACTTGGTTCGGCAGCGCGTAAGCGCCAGTTAGGCACTATAGATAATCAAGATCCCCGCCAACAATCCCAATTGTTAAATAGCGTTGGTCAACGTATCTATGCTTCTCAACAAAATGCTTGGGAAGCTTTAGCTTTGTTTACGGGCAGTTTGCTAATAGCCCATCTTGCAGGGCTTGATTTTAGCCGTATTCAATATGCCGCTGTGTTATTTACCGCTACCCGCTTGTTGCACCCTTGGGTATACGTGTTTGGCTTTGCTACCTTGCGTTCGTTGCTAATGCTGGTGGCTTGGTTGAGCTGTATTTATATTGTGGTTCAAGCCTTTTATCAGCTACCTGCTTAG
- a CDS encoding ABC transporter substrate-binding protein → MRRSLWMLYWLVGSCWAEDFSPWLEEFQPSSLSQQQQIEELRWFKQAAQPYQGITIRAISERINTHWYEATVIAPLFYQLTGIKVIHEISGEDDVVKKLQSQMDLDINYYDIYVSDSDLIGGHFRSRNIVNLSQFMQHQGKDVTLPSLDIDDFIGLAFTTGPYGDLLQLPDQQFANLYWYRQDWFKRPELQQQFQTIYGYPLAVPVNWSAYEDIAEFFTEHVKEIDGQKVYGHMDYGKRDPSLGWRISDAWLSMAGMGDVGLPNGVPVDEWGIRRHGCRPVGASMRRGGALDSPAAIYAIQKYVDWLKRYAPPEAQKMTFSQAGAEIAKGHIAQQIFWYTAFTADLSQPDLAVTDKDGLPLWRVAPSPRGAYWQPGMKSGYQDVGAWTLVKSTPLKRQQAAWLYAQFNVAKTVSLRKTMVGLTPIRQSDVMSKPFSERSAELGGLVEFYQSNARNEWTPTGLNVPNYPALSSLWWQYIGRASDHGEAVPQIMKELAQSMDLALAKIGKDNPGPCSPKLISAQQASLWLAHPGSPKPKLENEKPPGKTLNYTELIKQWQP, encoded by the coding sequence TTGCGGCGATCGCTTTGGATGCTTTATTGGCTAGTAGGCAGCTGCTGGGCAGAGGATTTTAGCCCTTGGCTAGAAGAATTTCAGCCGTCTAGCCTAAGCCAACAGCAACAAATCGAAGAGCTACGTTGGTTTAAACAAGCCGCTCAACCCTATCAAGGCATTACTATTCGCGCTATTTCAGAGCGCATTAATACTCACTGGTACGAAGCCACCGTTATTGCCCCCTTGTTTTACCAACTCACTGGTATCAAAGTTATCCACGAGATCAGCGGTGAAGACGACGTAGTAAAAAAGCTACAAAGCCAAATGGACTTGGACATCAACTATTACGATATCTATGTCAGTGACAGTGATTTAATTGGTGGTCACTTTCGTTCTCGCAACATCGTTAACTTAAGCCAGTTTATGCAACACCAAGGAAAAGACGTCACCTTACCCAGCCTAGATATCGATGATTTTATTGGCTTAGCCTTTACCACCGGCCCTTACGGCGATTTGTTGCAACTCCCCGACCAGCAATTCGCCAATCTTTATTGGTATCGCCAAGACTGGTTTAAGCGCCCCGAGCTACAGCAGCAATTTCAAACCATTTATGGCTACCCCTTAGCCGTTCCAGTGAACTGGTCGGCCTATGAAGACATCGCCGAATTTTTTACCGAGCACGTAAAAGAAATAGATGGGCAAAAAGTATATGGCCATATGGATTATGGTAAACGTGACCCTTCGCTAGGTTGGCGAATATCCGATGCTTGGCTTTCTATGGCAGGCATGGGTGATGTAGGTTTACCCAACGGTGTACCTGTGGATGAATGGGGCATACGTCGCCACGGTTGTCGCCCTGTGGGCGCAAGCATGAGGCGTGGCGGCGCTCTCGACTCTCCCGCTGCCATCTACGCTATTCAAAAGTATGTAGATTGGTTAAAACGTTATGCCCCTCCAGAAGCACAAAAGATGACCTTTAGCCAAGCTGGGGCCGAAATAGCCAAAGGCCACATAGCGCAACAAATTTTTTGGTATACCGCCTTTACTGCAGATTTAAGCCAACCAGACTTAGCCGTTACCGATAAAGATGGATTACCCCTATGGCGAGTAGCACCTTCACCGCGGGGTGCTTACTGGCAACCCGGCATGAAGTCAGGCTACCAAGATGTAGGAGCTTGGACACTGGTAAAATCTACCCCTTTAAAGCGTCAACAAGCGGCATGGTTATACGCTCAATTTAATGTCGCCAAAACGGTTTCTCTGCGTAAAACCATGGTGGGTTTAACCCCTATTCGCCAAAGCGATGTGATGTCTAAACCATTTAGTGAGCGCTCAGCCGAGCTAGGCGGCTTAGTAGAATTTTATCAAAGCAATGCGCGTAACGAATGGACGCCCACCGGACTAAATGTGCCCAATTATCCAGCTTTATCGTCGCTATGGTGGCAATACATTGGCCGCGCTAGCGACCATGGAGAAGCAGTTCCCCAGATAATGAAAGAATTGGCACAAAGCATGGACTTAGCACTAGCTAAAATTGGTAAAGACAACCCTGGTCCCTGCAGCCCTAAGCTCATCTCGGCGCAACAAGCCTCATTATGGCTGGCTCATCCCGGTTCTCCCAAACCCAAGCTGGAAAACGAAAAACCGCCGGGTAAAACCTTAAACTACACAGAGTTAATTAAACAATGGCAACCTTAA
- a CDS encoding HIT domain-containing protein, translated as MSEFKLHPQLEKDGIWLGDFELSRVLLINDSQFPWLVLVPMQNDIGDIYQLDSCQQAQFWRESKRLSEAVMALYKGDKLNLAAIGNMVPQLHVHHIVRFHNDALWPQPIWGKLPAKPYSEQQKQQQIAQLQQALQPHFQVVAEY; from the coding sequence ATGAGCGAATTTAAGTTACATCCTCAACTAGAAAAGGATGGCATTTGGCTGGGTGATTTTGAGTTATCGCGGGTTCTGTTGATTAACGACAGCCAGTTTCCTTGGTTAGTACTGGTGCCAATGCAAAATGATATTGGTGATATATATCAATTAGATAGTTGCCAACAAGCGCAGTTTTGGCGAGAATCTAAGCGCTTAAGTGAAGCGGTAATGGCCCTTTATAAAGGTGATAAACTAAACTTGGCGGCCATTGGTAATATGGTGCCGCAGCTGCATGTGCATCATATTGTGCGTTTTCACAACGATGCTTTGTGGCCACAGCCTATATGGGGCAAGCTTCCTGCCAAACCTTATAGTGAGCAACAAAAACAACAACAAATAGCTCAGTTACAACAGGCTTTACAGCCACACTTTCAAGTTGTTGCTGAGTATTAA
- a CDS encoding thiol:disulfide interchange protein DsbA/DsbL, translating into MKKLLIGLMAMLTLPMAIAADFKEGTHYDVIKQTATAKPEVIEFFSYYCPHCFKFEPVAESIKKSLPEGVAFKKNHVSFIGGQMGEEMVRAFAAAEMLEVEPAISNAIFDSIHNKRQNFTSRDDLRSIFVANGVDGKKFDSAASSFVVNGMVSQMEKNTMNYKIRGVPALVVNGKYQVNTGSVKSIEELNELVSYLVNLKG; encoded by the coding sequence ATGAAAAAACTACTGATTGGTTTAATGGCAATGCTTACTTTGCCGATGGCAATAGCGGCTGACTTTAAAGAAGGCACGCATTACGATGTGATTAAGCAAACAGCTACTGCTAAACCAGAAGTTATCGAGTTTTTCTCGTACTACTGCCCGCACTGTTTTAAGTTTGAACCAGTAGCAGAGAGTATTAAAAAATCCCTACCAGAAGGCGTAGCGTTCAAAAAGAACCACGTAAGCTTTATTGGCGGCCAAATGGGTGAAGAAATGGTTCGCGCTTTCGCTGCAGCAGAAATGCTAGAAGTAGAGCCTGCAATTAGCAACGCTATCTTTGATTCTATCCATAACAAACGTCAAAACTTCACCAGCCGTGATGATCTTCGCAGCATCTTTGTTGCCAACGGTGTTGATGGTAAGAAATTTGATAGCGCAGCCAGCAGCTTTGTTGTGAATGGCATGGTTTCGCAAATGGAAAAGAACACCATGAACTATAAGATTCGCGGTGTGCCGGCCTTAGTGGTTAATGGTAAGTACCAAGTTAACACGGGCTCAGTAAAATCAATTGAAGAGCTAAATGAGTTAGTTAGCTACTTGGTTAATTTAAAGGGCTAG